In Apis cerana isolate GH-2021 linkage group LG5, AcerK_1.0, whole genome shotgun sequence, a single genomic region encodes these proteins:
- the LOC107997592 gene encoding growth hormone-regulated TBC protein 1: MSLNKKLKIEKSLLNTLYLAEIICQHRLAWGMASSCFSNVDEYGFERPHDFDYETYEDFMSEYLKVLAKRAKKWSEIIGEGKSLQRNITIKRYVRKGIPGEHRGLVWLSVSGGEELKNVDSDLYQRLLQPPHNKQVADVIKTDLPRTFPDNIFFNNTENQQYQLYNILLAFAHQNKTVGYCQGLNYIAGLLLLVTKSEETAFWLLKILIEKILPDYYTPTMDGLLTDIDVLAELVKIKMPDIYQHVTNIGLPWAVITTKWFVCLFAEVLPIETTLRIWDCLFYEGSKIIFRVALTLIKRNKCNLLACQDFTTLAECFKEITKDSIVLKCHDFMQSIFKVPGSLPGSTIIKLRTKISRQRAEQKENKLGR, translated from the exons atgtcattgaataaaaaacttaaaattgaaaagagtTTATTGAACACCCTATATTTGGCAGAAATTATATGTCAGCATCGTCTTGCGTGGGGTATGGCAAGTTCATGTTTTAG cAATGTGGATGAATATGGTTTTGAAAGACCTCATGATTTTGACTATGAAACTTATGAAGATTTTATGTCAGAATATCTCAAAGTTCTTGCTAAAAGAGCAAAAAAATGGTCTGAAATCATTGGAGAAGGAAAATCATTACAacgaaatattacaataaaaagatATGTTCGTAAAGGTATACCAGGAGAACATAGAGGATTA GTATGGTTATCTGTTAGTGGaggagaagaattaaaaaatgtagattCTGATCTTTATCAAAGGCTATTACAACCTCCACATAATAAACAAGTTGCAGATGTTATAAAAACTGATTTACCACGAACTTTTcctgataatatattttttaataacacagaaaatcaacaatatcaattatataatattttattagcatTTGCTCATCAGAATAAAACAGTAGGATATTGTcag ggcttaaattatatagcaggtttattattacttgttaCAAAAAGTGAAGAAACAGCATTTTggttattaaagattttaatagaaaaaattttacctgATTATTATACACCAACAATGGATGGCCTACTTACAGATATTGATGTTCTTGCAGAATTAgtcaa aataaaaatgccAGATATTTATCAACATGTAACAAATATAGGTTTACCTTGGGCAGTTATTACAACGAAGTGGTTTGTGTGCTTATTTGCAGAAGTATTACCAATTGAG ACTACGCTGCGTATATGGGATTGTCTTTTTTATGAAGgcagtaaaattatatttcgtgttGCATTAACCCtgataaaaaggaataaatgcAACTTACTTGCTTGTCAAGATTTTACAACATTAGCAGAATGctttaaagaaataacaaaagatagtattgttttaaaatgtcATGATTTTATGCag agTATATTTAAAGTACCTGGATCACTGCCTGGTAGCACAATTATAAAACtaagaacaaaaatatcaCGACAACGTGcggaacaaaaagaaaataaattaggacgataa
- the LOC107997595 gene encoding mitochondrial import inner membrane translocase subunit TIM14 isoform X2: MASTLIATGLGLAVVGFTGRYIIKKMPHLSQKMAEVYKNVPKLNPKTLANSKYYKGGFEPKMTRREASLILDVSPTASKMKVKQQFKKIMAVNHPDRGGSPYIAAKINEAKDLLEK, translated from the exons ATG GCCAGTACACTTATTGCAACAGGCTTGGGTCTTGCTGTAGTAGGTTTTACAGGacgttatataattaaaaaaatgccacatttatctcaaaaaatggcagaagtttataaaaatgtaccaaaattaaatccaaag ACTTTAGCAaacagtaaatattataaaggtGGTTTTGAACCTAAAATGACACGACGTGAAGCTAGTTTAATCTTGGATGTTTCACCAACTGCAAgtaaaatgaaagtaaaacagcaatttaaaaaaatcatggcTGTGAATCATCCAGATCGAGGTGGATCTCCATATATTGCagcaaaaattaatgaagcaaaagatttattagaaaaatga
- the LOC107997595 gene encoding mitochondrial import inner membrane translocase subunit TIM14 isoform X1, protein MKITRASTLIATGLGLAVVGFTGRYIIKKMPHLSQKMAEVYKNVPKLNPKTLANSKYYKGGFEPKMTRREASLILDVSPTASKMKVKQQFKKIMAVNHPDRGGSPYIAAKINEAKDLLEK, encoded by the exons ATGAAGATAACGcgt GCCAGTACACTTATTGCAACAGGCTTGGGTCTTGCTGTAGTAGGTTTTACAGGacgttatataattaaaaaaatgccacatttatctcaaaaaatggcagaagtttataaaaatgtaccaaaattaaatccaaag ACTTTAGCAaacagtaaatattataaaggtGGTTTTGAACCTAAAATGACACGACGTGAAGCTAGTTTAATCTTGGATGTTTCACCAACTGCAAgtaaaatgaaagtaaaacagcaatttaaaaaaatcatggcTGTGAATCATCCAGATCGAGGTGGATCTCCATATATTGCagcaaaaattaatgaagcaaaagatttattagaaaaatga